aaataaataaacagtacTTATGCTAAATTAAGGCATATTTTAGTAAATTGCATTAAGATCAGTGATTTTCATATTATTCAAATCATTTGGGATTAACAAATGACACAGTTTGATGATGTATTGGGTTACTGAATCTAATAGAGCTCAGTACAGTTTTTAAATGGCAAACTatgcaacactcattaccgaaACATGCATTCTCATCTCCGGATCCATCTTATCATTACTGCAATACACCAATATTTAGGAAATATTACAAAAAGTAAAATGTACACTAGTCATTTTGGCTTAATCTGATAGTGTGCCTTTTGTTCTTTATTGTTAAAGTAAATAGGTTTACATAAAAACAAGTTATTATTCAAAAAAACTAGATGATTCAGCAAAGGTTGTGTGTTGCGGTAATGAGAAATTACAAAATACATTAAGAAACGaattttaaatatatttgtttttagTGTTATGTTTAACACAGGCCTTTTTATTAGGTGAGCAatgctaaaaaatatatatagaaatTGGTTGGTTTATTACTTTTTGGGACTTCGAAAACTATTGCGATAATGAGAATTTTTGCATTGGTAGTTGTGGAAATCGTGGTAAAATGCATAATATCTGATCAATAAACATAACAATAATGATGAAATAGATAACTATAGATCCTAATCTTAGTGATCCAAGaggaattatggtggaaaatgtaATGTGCCAGCTTCGTGAGAATCACCCAGTTGGTGTCAGTGACTTAGTAAACAAATATGAATTGTAgtggattacagtttctcctggcccatagactactgtCAAGGTAAGGAACCATTTTGCTAATGTTGTGAACAAAAGAGGGTATATTAAACACAGGTTTAAAAACTGTGGGTGAACTATATCTTTAAGGGCTATTTGTATTTGGAGATATTACACAATGCACCTTTAATGAGTAAGAGTTTAAAATGGCAATATAAAACAAAACGGCACCATTCATACTAAAGGTGTGGTCTTGCTAAACTAGAATAAGACTTGTTCACGTTCAAATGAATAATCTCAATAAACATGTAAAAACAGGTAGTGTTTGTTTCAGCGGGATATAGGCTACTAGCACACATAGCCCATCCCTtttgtgaaataaataaaaacagaaaacaatgaTCTCTACATCCAGAAGGACTTATTGATGTGTGTGGCGAGACAATTGGGATGCACCAGGTGAAATAGGCCATCCTGCATaagagcaaaaacaaacaaacttcAAATTAAGAATACTGTGAAGGTAGTCTTGATAGCTTATAGCTTTAGGCCAGGAGCAGTGGTTGTGAAATAACATTGCTTGTAATTGCTGCTCATTAACCAGAGGGAATTTAAGTCAGAACATGTCATTTGACAGTATCTACAAGTCAATATTCTTCTATTCTTTCTAGTTATATAGAAACCTTTGTGAGGTTGCTGTGAAACGTAGTACATATTTCCATTGAAATCCCCCGTTAGAGTTAACAGGGTGAGAAGAAAGCTCATTTCAATGAGGTGAATGTTTTCCCTGACAACACTCACCTTTGGTGTGGTTCATCTTCCAGAGCAAATACTTCTGTCCTCAAAAATTGTGATTTCAACCTGGTGAGGGGGTTAGTTAAGGAAACTGGGATCCAGCAAGAAATGAAAGAAGGGTACACAAGAaaggtctgagtgtgtgtgtcccaaatggcatcctattccctacttttgaccagacccccagaaaatataaagggaatagggtgccatttgggatgaacccTGTTTGTGTGAGTCTCCAAGACAGTAAAGGATACAACCCTGAGACCTCGCTCTATTGGGTCTGTCAGCAGCAGTCCCAGAGGAGCGTAGATCTTCTCATTCTGCTCCTTGATGAACCTAGCGATCTTCTTCAATACCTAGAGACAAAAAAAGTAAGCCCTTTCACCCATTCATGGCTTGGCCTCATAAAAAGACCACCCAATATGGCCACTGGTCAATGCGTCATTAAACATTGGTTGTCCCAAAAGACACCCTTTTCCCTAAATagtaagtgcactacttttgaccagggcccatagcgtGACACTTGGGACCCAGATTGCTTTTATTTTGAATGTTATACCAACCCTTGGCCTATATACTTCTAGAAGACTGAGGGACCTACTTTCTCATAGTGAGTCTCCATACAGAGGAAGATCGTGTAGGCTGTCATGCAGGCCAAGCAGCCCTCCAGGTAAGACTTGCCACCAATTTTCTCGGCCTCAGCGTAAAGGTTGTTAAGCGTCTGCATCGTCTCCTCAAACTGCTGCTTATCAACCTGAAAAAAATAACGCCCACCGACCCCTCAGTAAAAAGGTCTGCACGGCCAAATACACTGAGTAATAATTATCCTTTCTTGGGGGTCTGGAGAAGTGGAAACCTCACTCCTTTGAAAAGGAAACAGGTGAATAGCTAGTTGTTTCCATACATTGGGCCTAATTCAGGTGCTAATAAGGGTGAACACTGTACACAATCTTAAAGAAACCAATTCACTGCTAAgtagctctctgtgtgtgtgtgtgtgtgtgttaacgtgcTGAGCAATTATcccaaattattatttttcagTTTTTAAACAACTGACCGgcatcggttcaattatttgaattccatttcgttcgtttttttctgtgagctcaatgcacacATCACAcggtttctctagagataaatcagatccagcctgaactgtgcgatgtagtagggagttgcaGTTTCCAACAGGCTAATATTTTTTGCATAGTTTAGCGCGTAatacgtggtaattaactacaatgaccataatccattgcgcagcTACTTGTCTGGTCTGTTTCTTTAAAGCCTGCTACTGAAGAGAGAAGGATGTGCGATTGTGAGGTGAtatatagagccccacagtggaggtcataatacccataaaacctagtggtcaaacagggaaatggttccaattgttttttccaccattcatttttcccaaagGGTATTtcagaaacacttcaaataagggctgtgtttcgtgtaggcttaccctggcgtgacgttttgatgtcagagtgagatttacatggttaaggtgacttatcaatatatttggctctaCTTACGCTCAGatttgaaaatgctaattagcatcaaagtaaacatgcaaaactacaaatccctgcaagctcctgcacgtcatctctagctgacacctttgctaacaggtaatGTGTCAATtcaaaacttgcacaagacagttcacaattgtccatttaaagaaatgtagccaatttattaattactacatttaactaacattagatagttaatccagagatacacactaccagtcaaaagtttggacacacctactcattcaagggtttttctttatttttacattgtagaataatagtgacaacAAACTTCACTATTAAGgaattaaggaaagaaattccacaaatgtactttaagaagg
This window of the Coregonus clupeaformis isolate EN_2021a chromosome 10, ASM2061545v1, whole genome shotgun sequence genome carries:
- the LOC121575093 gene encoding golgin subfamily A member 7, producing MAETHSLQDLQQQAAVASKVYVQRDYNSGKICKFQTKFPSELESRVDKQQFEETMQTLNNLYAEAEKIGGKSYLEGCLACMTAYTIFLCMETHYEKVLKKIARFIKEQNEKIYAPLGLLLTDPIERGLRVVEITIFEDRSICSGR